In a single window of the Bacillus mycoides genome:
- a CDS encoding MFS transporter codes for MESLRIHLQNEKSNQELRNICLYVIGKTVSIFGSSIYSFALGLYVLQITGSALNFAITLILGTIPMIVMNPFAGVIADKVDKKKLVICMDLLNGCLLIAVYIVSSNYGLNLFIIYATTFLMSVFTTFFGIGLEAAKPNIVSKEKLMSINSISKIIDSVSLILGPMLGGIIFAVLDIKTFIIINGISFILSGISILFIHFKLFEYNIKDGCSKREINFIKDIKEGFSYLIERESLKNTFRILTVLNFFLGFAVIVPLPYIINTVLNLSSKQFGMIHGTFPVGMIVGAILVKKITDRFSYSYLLKKSSFMLAIFMIISGIPISFKSIEVDNFVYVTTYCIIMFFLGLMIALIDIPLTYFMQKEIPDEYRGRVLSIGLSIGKMMQPIALALSGLLLNYIPAYMLPIAGGIVFLILNKAYSNKLNLEIHSKDYSVLRS; via the coding sequence ATGGAGAGTTTACGAATACATTTACAAAATGAAAAAAGCAATCAAGAACTAAGAAATATTTGTCTCTATGTAATTGGGAAAACAGTATCAATATTTGGTAGCTCTATTTATAGTTTTGCATTAGGATTATATGTTTTACAAATAACCGGATCAGCATTAAATTTCGCAATTACACTCATTTTAGGAACGATTCCAATGATTGTTATGAATCCATTTGCCGGCGTAATCGCAGATAAGGTTGATAAAAAGAAGCTGGTTATTTGTATGGATCTACTAAATGGATGCTTATTAATTGCTGTTTATATAGTAAGCAGCAATTATGGATTAAACTTATTCATCATTTATGCTACTACCTTTCTTATGTCGGTATTTACAACATTCTTCGGAATAGGATTAGAAGCCGCAAAACCAAATATCGTCTCTAAAGAGAAGCTAATGAGTATTAACTCTATAAGTAAAATTATCGATTCTGTATCTTTGATTCTCGGTCCTATGTTAGGTGGCATCATTTTTGCTGTATTAGATATAAAAACTTTTATAATTATAAATGGTATTTCATTTATTCTTTCGGGCATATCCATATTGTTTATTCACTTTAAATTGTTCGAGTACAACATAAAAGATGGATGTTCAAAAAGAGAAATTAATTTTATTAAAGATATAAAAGAGGGGTTTTCTTACTTAATTGAAAGGGAAAGCTTAAAAAATACGTTTCGTATTTTAACTGTACTTAATTTCTTCCTAGGTTTTGCTGTAATCGTCCCATTACCATACATAATAAACACAGTTCTCAATCTTAGTTCGAAGCAATTTGGCATGATTCATGGGACTTTTCCAGTAGGAATGATAGTTGGTGCAATATTAGTAAAAAAGATAACTGATCGTTTTTCTTATTCCTATCTTTTAAAAAAATCAAGTTTTATGTTGGCAATTTTTATGATAATTTCAGGGATTCCAATTTCATTCAAAAGTATTGAAGTAGATAATTTTGTATACGTTACTACGTATTGCATTATTATGTTCTTTTTAGGGCTAATGATAGCACTAATTGATATTCCTTTAACTTATTTCATGCAAAAAGAGATTCCCGATGAATATAGGGGAAGAGTGCTCAGTATTGGATTAAGTATAGGTAAAATGATGCAGCCAATAGCACTAGCATTATCGGGTCTATTATTAAATTATATTCCAGCCTACATGCTTCCAATTGCAGGAGGGATAGTATTTCTTATTTTAAATAAAGCTTACTCAAATAAGTTGAATTTAGAAATTCATTCAAAAGATTATAGTGTTTTGCGTAGCTAA
- a CDS encoding GNAT family N-acetyltransferase: protein MNYKQLLIDNFTYKTSYIARQVNGMDVKETKDYITVDCGLPADTFNIITLLNSNVTEGIEKLYKEVEYYNQKKFPMSVWFWDDKQEQTIKSELIKLGLKEAEKNIAMVAELKTIHPRINMPVGFTIQKASSSGQIKKFGETLANLFGTSEEGKNVQAYYNQISSLSLWNSDNMKLYLGLYKGEVVSVGSLVCTKDSVGIYDIATKEEMRGQGFGSTMFNFLLQEAEQLKNTYCVLQASPDGINIYKKSGFQVVGQMTVFENRHLFE, encoded by the coding sequence ATGAATTATAAACAGTTACTAATAGACAATTTTACATATAAAACCTCATATATTGCGCGGCAGGTAAATGGAATGGATGTAAAAGAAACGAAGGATTACATTACTGTCGACTGCGGATTACCTGCAGATACATTTAATATTATCACACTACTAAATAGTAATGTAACGGAAGGAATCGAGAAATTATATAAGGAGGTAGAATACTATAATCAAAAGAAATTTCCAATGAGTGTTTGGTTTTGGGATGATAAGCAAGAACAGACTATAAAAAGCGAATTAATCAAACTTGGTTTAAAAGAAGCTGAAAAGAATATCGCGATGGTAGCAGAATTAAAAACAATTCATCCAAGAATAAACATGCCAGTAGGTTTTACGATACAAAAAGCATCTTCTTCAGGACAAATCAAAAAGTTTGGAGAAACGTTAGCTAATCTATTTGGTACATCAGAGGAAGGTAAAAATGTACAAGCATACTATAATCAAATTTCTTCTTTAAGTTTATGGAATAGCGATAACATGAAACTATACTTAGGTCTTTATAAAGGTGAGGTAGTATCTGTTGGCTCTTTAGTATGTACGAAAGATAGTGTCGGTATTTATGATATAGCGACTAAAGAAGAAATGAGAGGACAAGGATTCGGCTCTACTATGTTTAATTTCTTGCTGCAAGAAGCTGAACAACTAAAAAATACGTATTGCGTATTACAAGCTTCACCTGATGGAATAAATATTTATAAAAAATCCGGCTTTCAAGTTGTAGGACAAATGACTGTTTTTGAAAATCGGCATTTATTTGAGTAA
- a CDS encoding glycerophosphodiester phosphodiesterase → MKKTTIITIICFFIVISIFVFQQVNEHNYIKATNQSNHIKNIAHRGASAYAPEHTIVAYTLGQQLKGDYIEIDLQMTKDGHLIAMHDETLNRTTNGAGLVKEHTLEEIKKLNAGSFFNKKHSNLAKKEFEDATVPTIEEIIETFGHNANYYIETKSPDKYPGMEEKLLEIINHYQINDKVIIQSFSEESLRKIHNLNANIPLVQLLSHKKAVQLTESEIEKYKTYCIGLGMNYKYIDATYVKKIKNYGLEVHPFTVDNEKDMKKLLVWGVDGMFTNYPDRLHSILDLKNHK, encoded by the coding sequence ATGAAAAAAACAACTATAATTACAATCATTTGTTTCTTCATAGTAATAAGCATCTTTGTTTTTCAACAAGTAAATGAACATAATTATATAAAAGCTACTAATCAATCAAATCATATAAAAAACATTGCGCATAGAGGTGCTTCTGCATATGCACCAGAACATACAATAGTTGCTTATACATTAGGACAACAATTAAAAGGTGACTATATAGAAATAGATCTCCAAATGACAAAAGATGGACATTTAATAGCTATGCATGATGAAACATTAAACCGTACAACAAACGGTGCGGGCTTAGTAAAAGAGCATACATTAGAAGAAATAAAGAAACTAAATGCAGGATCTTTTTTCAATAAAAAGCATTCTAATTTAGCAAAGAAAGAATTTGAAGATGCTACAGTTCCAACAATAGAAGAAATTATTGAAACGTTTGGACATAATGCTAACTATTATATCGAAACAAAATCGCCAGATAAATATCCTGGAATGGAAGAAAAACTATTAGAAATTATTAATCATTACCAAATAAATGATAAAGTTATTATTCAATCATTTAGTGAAGAAAGTCTGCGAAAGATTCATAATTTAAATGCCAATATACCGCTAGTACAATTATTATCACATAAAAAAGCAGTTCAATTAACAGAATCAGAAATAGAAAAGTATAAAACATACTGCATAGGTCTTGGTATGAATTACAAATATATTGATGCAACCTACGTAAAAAAAATAAAGAATTATGGATTAGAAGTTCATCCATTTACAGTAGATAATGAAAAAGATATGAAAAAGTTACTAGTATGGGGTGTAGACGGCATGTTTACTAATTATCCGGATCGTTTACATTCAATATTGGATTTGAAAAATCATAAATAA
- a CDS encoding DUF4870 domain-containing protein → MILSQDKNIKLVIHAITLLSFLAFFLFGNTLFFIPLILYFVFKSQSIKEMNLESALFQFGVWLAVFLWNFVVIRTIMLSLLHIDLSTNSLFVIFGTIPLYIILLAAVILGPLKGILYELQNKEFHYPIVSRWVHRTK, encoded by the coding sequence ATGATACTATCACAAGATAAAAACATTAAACTAGTGATACATGCAATTACTTTATTATCTTTCTTGGCCTTTTTCCTCTTTGGTAATACACTTTTCTTTATACCGCTCATACTTTATTTCGTTTTCAAATCACAAAGTATAAAAGAGATGAATCTAGAATCAGCCCTTTTCCAATTTGGAGTATGGCTCGCTGTATTTCTTTGGAACTTCGTAGTAATCCGTACGATCATGCTTTCCTTATTACACATTGACTTGAGTACAAATTCCTTATTTGTTATTTTTGGAACAATTCCACTATATATAATACTTTTAGCCGCCGTAATTTTAGGACCACTTAAAGGGATTTTATATGAATTACAAAATAAAGAATTTCATTATCCTATTGTTTCACGATGGGTGCATAGAACTAAATAA
- a CDS encoding PLP-dependent aminotransferase family protein — translation MSTDKKLPKYRQIIDYMKEKIEYGEWPIGSKVPSQRQLAKLFHVNRSTVIIALEELMADGLIQGKIGSGTIVTNNTWSLLATNPPPDWSEYVKAGIHKPSKLMVREINEAEANKKLIHLSKGELAPHLFPLETMQFIMRNVCEELDYFGYEEQKGYLPLREAISNYVKSFGINTSPSSILIVSGALQALQLISIGLLHRESTVLLERPSYLYSLHVFQSANIHLSGIQMDQHGIIPNDLLRRINYSQKKKILYSIPCFQNPTGVLMSKNRRKEILRICEKEQLPIIEDDIYRELWMDELPPPPLKSMDKYGHVLYIGSLSKTLSPGLRIGWIIGPEPVIERLSDIKMQTDYGSSSLSQRVAAEWLSRGFYEEHVANVRIHLKERRQIMIQALNMYCADITTWDIPRGGFFIWLRVVPNISMKKLFSEALSKGILLNPGRIYEEESDQYIRLSYGYASPEEINRGIYILSELIRGLME, via the coding sequence ATGTCTACTGATAAAAAACTGCCTAAATATCGGCAGATAATAGACTATATGAAAGAAAAAATTGAATACGGAGAATGGCCGATTGGAAGTAAGGTTCCTAGCCAGCGGCAGTTAGCGAAATTATTTCATGTAAATCGTAGTACTGTAATAATTGCACTAGAAGAACTTATGGCAGATGGCTTAATTCAAGGGAAAATCGGGTCAGGAACAATTGTAACGAATAATACATGGTCATTATTAGCCACCAATCCCCCGCCCGATTGGAGTGAATATGTAAAGGCTGGTATTCATAAACCAAGCAAGTTAATGGTACGAGAAATAAATGAAGCAGAAGCAAATAAAAAATTGATTCATCTTAGTAAAGGAGAACTTGCACCTCATCTTTTCCCGTTAGAAACTATGCAATTCATTATGCGTAACGTATGTGAGGAACTAGATTATTTCGGATATGAAGAACAAAAAGGATATCTCCCTTTACGTGAAGCAATAAGTAATTATGTAAAATCATTTGGAATAAATACATCACCAAGCTCTATATTAATAGTCTCTGGTGCATTACAGGCATTACAATTAATATCAATCGGTCTTTTACATAGAGAGTCAACTGTTTTACTTGAACGACCTTCTTACTTATATTCTCTTCACGTATTTCAATCGGCTAATATTCACCTTTCTGGAATACAGATGGATCAACATGGAATTATCCCTAATGATTTGTTAAGAAGAATTAATTATAGTCAAAAGAAAAAAATTTTATATTCGATTCCTTGTTTTCAAAATCCGACGGGTGTATTAATGTCCAAGAATCGACGAAAAGAAATACTAAGAATATGCGAAAAAGAACAATTGCCTATCATTGAAGATGATATTTACCGTGAGTTATGGATGGATGAACTACCGCCCCCTCCTTTAAAGTCGATGGATAAATATGGACATGTTTTATATATCGGTAGTCTATCTAAAACACTTAGCCCAGGACTTAGGATTGGTTGGATTATCGGACCAGAGCCTGTTATTGAGAGATTATCAGACATAAAAATGCAAACTGACTATGGGTCAAGTTCTTTATCTCAAAGAGTTGCTGCAGAATGGTTGAGTAGAGGTTTTTATGAGGAGCACGTAGCCAATGTAAGGATTCATCTAAAAGAACGAAGACAAATAATGATACAAGCATTAAATATGTACTGTGCTGACATTACTACATGGGATATTCCTAGAGGTGGATTTTTTATATGGCTAAGGGTAGTGCCTAACATTTCGATGAAAAAACTATTTTCAGAAGCATTATCGAAGGGCATTCTTTTAAATCCAGGACGTATTTATGAAGAAGAATCAGATCAATATATACGTTTATCGTATGGATATGCTTCCCCTGAAGAAATCAATCGAGGAATTTATATATTAAGTGAATTGATCCGTGGGTTGATGGAATAA
- a CDS encoding DMT family transporter, with the protein MHNKKWDFRIVCAHAFTILIWGTAFPGIRMGLEAYTPEHLTLLRLLIASLILFLFSLIYKLRLPDLKDIPVIFIFGALGFTIYHIALNYGEKSVNAGPASLIVSVTPILTAILASVFLNERMKLNGWIGGVISFVGIAFLSLSQGDSIQLNSGGLLILLAAISESLFFVFQRPYLKKYGFLPFTIYTIWSGTVFMLIFLPGIYQEIVTAPIEITLSVIYLGVFPTVLPYIALAYITSHASASEATSSLYLTPVTACIIAWIWLGEVPTFVSIIGGGITILGVVIAHLTFNKDDYKQIESEKVW; encoded by the coding sequence ATGCATAATAAAAAATGGGATTTTCGTATTGTATGTGCTCACGCTTTTACGATTCTTATATGGGGAACAGCTTTTCCAGGAATTCGGATGGGGCTTGAAGCTTACACCCCTGAACACCTTACTTTGCTACGATTATTAATCGCTTCTTTGATTCTTTTTCTGTTTTCACTTATATACAAGTTACGTTTACCTGATTTAAAAGATATTCCAGTAATTTTTATATTTGGTGCTCTTGGATTTACAATTTATCATATTGCACTGAACTACGGTGAAAAGAGTGTGAATGCTGGACCTGCTAGTTTAATTGTATCAGTAACACCTATATTAACGGCAATTCTTGCTTCTGTTTTTTTGAATGAAAGAATGAAATTAAATGGTTGGATCGGTGGTGTAATTAGTTTTGTAGGAATTGCTTTTTTATCGTTAAGTCAAGGAGATTCCATTCAATTGAATAGTGGGGGATTACTAATATTATTGGCGGCAATTTCAGAAAGTCTATTTTTCGTTTTTCAAAGGCCATACTTAAAAAAGTACGGTTTCTTGCCATTTACAATATATACAATTTGGTCTGGTACTGTATTTATGCTTATTTTTTTGCCAGGGATTTATCAAGAAATCGTAACAGCTCCTATAGAAATTACTTTGAGTGTTATATATTTAGGTGTGTTCCCGACAGTACTGCCGTATATTGCATTAGCATATATTACATCCCATGCCAGTGCTTCTGAGGCAACAAGTTCTCTATATTTAACACCAGTAACTGCATGTATTATCGCTTGGATATGGTTAGGTGAGGTGCCAACCTTTGTTTCGATAATTGGAGGGGGAATTACTATACTTGGAGTTGTGATTGCTCATTTAACATTTAATAAAGATGATTATAAGCAAATTGAGAGTGAAAAGGTATGGTAA
- a CDS encoding nucleoside hydrolase has translation MEKVLFFGDPGIDDSFAIMYGLLHPEIEIVGIVTGYGNVEHIHAAHNAAYILQLANRQDIPVISGATGPLTNEITTYYPEIHGPEGLGPIHVPESVLSIPIYNFGSIAAILVKYGEDLTIVDVGRSTSLAIAFNLWNELMLNIKGIYFMGGVFLEAGNVTPLAEANVYGDPIASQIVFQQAKNITLFPLNVTNKTVLTPSVFTYILVNTQNPFKSIMKPMYDYYLSAYQKLNPSIEGPLLHDVLAISGLVNPTFLNYTSRKVTVDICGETKGQTFADFRPHSKSEGARIALQLDEEKFIQDFMKIML, from the coding sequence TTGGAGAAGGTTTTATTTTTTGGAGACCCAGGTATTGATGATTCGTTTGCAATTATGTATGGCTTACTGCATCCTGAAATTGAAATTGTTGGTATCGTAACTGGATATGGAAATGTTGAACATATACATGCCGCTCATAATGCCGCATATATTTTACAGTTAGCAAACAGACAAGATATTCCTGTAATTAGCGGTGCAACAGGCCCACTTACAAATGAAATTACAACGTATTACCCTGAAATCCATGGACCAGAAGGATTAGGGCCCATCCATGTACCGGAAAGTGTGTTATCTATTCCTATATACAATTTCGGTAGTATTGCTGCGATTCTTGTAAAGTATGGAGAAGATTTAACAATTGTCGATGTAGGAAGATCTACCTCGTTAGCGATTGCTTTTAATTTATGGAACGAATTGATGTTAAATATAAAAGGAATTTATTTTATGGGTGGTGTCTTTTTAGAAGCAGGGAATGTTACTCCATTAGCAGAGGCAAACGTGTACGGAGATCCTATAGCAAGTCAAATTGTATTTCAGCAAGCGAAAAATATAACGTTATTCCCTTTAAATGTAACAAATAAAACGGTTTTAACCCCAAGTGTATTTACTTACATTTTAGTTAATACACAAAATCCATTTAAGTCGATTATGAAACCCATGTACGATTATTATTTATCAGCATACCAAAAACTCAATCCATCTATTGAAGGGCCATTATTACACGATGTACTTGCTATAAGCGGTTTAGTGAATCCTACATTTTTAAATTATACATCCCGAAAAGTGACTGTGGATATATGTGGCGAAACGAAGGGACAAACTTTTGCTGATTTTCGCCCACACTCTAAATCTGAAGGGGCGCGTATAGCGTTACAATTAGATGAGGAAAAATTTATTCAGGATTTTATGAAAATCATGTTATAA
- a CDS encoding GNAT family N-acetyltransferase, producing the protein MNVQLKIVTRENWEDALKLRVKENQIHLVPAVAVSLAKVYIKPDGENVEYIPFAIYDGDLIVGFIMHAFVRESTDMYWINGFIIDEKEQGKGYGKAALQEIINLIKNNFKECEEIRLTVHKDNISAKKLYECYDFKPLGNVYDGEEVYRLLLLK; encoded by the coding sequence GTGAACGTTCAATTAAAAATTGTTACGAGAGAAAATTGGGAAGACGCATTAAAGTTACGAGTTAAAGAAAATCAAATCCATCTTGTTCCCGCAGTGGCAGTATCACTTGCTAAAGTATACATAAAACCAGATGGTGAAAATGTCGAATATATTCCATTCGCTATATATGATGGTGACCTTATAGTTGGTTTTATTATGCATGCTTTTGTACGAGAGTCAACAGATATGTATTGGATTAACGGATTTATCATTGATGAAAAAGAGCAAGGAAAAGGATATGGAAAAGCAGCATTACAGGAAATCATTAACTTAATAAAAAATAACTTTAAAGAGTGTGAGGAAATTAGATTAACTGTCCATAAAGATAATATTTCTGCAAAGAAACTATATGAATGTTATGATTTTAAACCATTAGGAAATGTATATGACGGTGAGGAAGTATATCGCTTATTGTTGTTGAAATAA
- a CDS encoding DUF4256 domain-containing protein, whose translation MKESNKKELSLEQREELLQTLKDRFENNMNRHKGLEWANVQERLDANTEKLWSLNEMERTGGEPDVVDFGKEKGEYIFYDCSAESPKGRRSVCYDLEALESRKKHKPENNAIDMATAMGIELLTEEEYRTLHNLENFDMKTSSWVQTPSDIRELGGALFCDYRFGHVFVYHNGAESYYAARGFRGSLRV comes from the coding sequence ATGAAAGAAAGCAATAAAAAAGAGTTGTCACTAGAGCAACGTGAAGAATTACTACAAACATTGAAAGATCGTTTTGAGAATAATATGAACCGTCATAAAGGTTTAGAATGGGCTAATGTTCAAGAAAGGCTGGATGCTAATACTGAAAAGTTGTGGTCGCTCAACGAAATGGAACGAACTGGTGGCGAACCTGATGTTGTTGATTTTGGTAAAGAAAAAGGCGAATATATTTTTTATGATTGTTCAGCAGAAAGTCCTAAAGGTCGTAGAAGTGTTTGTTACGATCTTGAAGCGCTAGAATCAAGAAAGAAACATAAACCAGAAAATAACGCTATTGATATGGCAACTGCCATGGGTATTGAACTATTAACGGAAGAAGAATATCGTACATTACATAATCTTGAAAATTTCGATATGAAGACGTCGAGTTGGGTGCAAACACCTTCTGATATTAGAGAACTTGGCGGTGCCCTTTTTTGCGATTATCGCTTTGGACATGTCTTTGTGTATCACAATGGAGCAGAATCCTACTATGCCGCAAGAGGTTTTCGTGGTTCGTTAAGAGTCTAA
- a CDS encoding heterocycloanthracin/sonorensin family bacteriocin gives MNEFQQELQALNLNAYQPGNVVYWDQQQNQYPYYYIQDDARRCGGCGGGGRCGGCGGRCGGCGGGRCGGCVGCVGCVGCFSCSNCWNWWFI, from the coding sequence ATGAATGAGTTTCAACAAGAACTACAAGCGTTAAACCTTAATGCTTATCAACCTGGTAATGTTGTGTATTGGGATCAGCAACAAAATCAATATCCATATTACTACATTCAAGACGATGCACGTCGTTGTGGCGGATGCGGTGGCGGCGGACGTTGTGGCGGTTGTGGTGGTCGCTGTGGTGGTTGTGGCGGCGGACGTTGTGGCGGTTGCGTAGGTTGTGTAGGCTGTGTTGGTTGTTTCAGCTGTTCTAATTGCTGGAACTGGTGGTTTATTTAA
- a CDS encoding serine hydrolase domain-containing protein, with amino-acid sequence MYKYEKLISWVESIKETNQSSAAALCIIKDNKIVLEHYSGTHSNTPTSKKVTISSQFNVASARKSYLGLMVAYAVYEGKIKSLDDEAVNYFKEYDPSLLGKTTIRHLVTHSHGLNETDDGTAFREFEPGQAWAYRDINVRMVTQLIYQLYNKSFPELLKERVFTPADFKKTGWRIKQDDNLVKVVVNPDEDAISSVGAVDDGSEKNLFVSAREFAFWGNLHLNKGFLNGKQIVPKEVIALATSLQSPEYTNKELPQNGLFWFVQNEPALFSELGERVPKGSYQILGITGPTILVIPEYNVVVAKMYNKRYNYGGDNYLYYLREFSNLVADTFSSSKNTMVRV; translated from the coding sequence TTGTACAAATATGAAAAATTAATTTCATGGGTAGAAAGCATTAAAGAGACCAATCAAAGTTCTGCGGCAGCACTTTGTATTATTAAAGATAATAAGATTGTACTAGAGCATTATAGTGGAACGCATTCAAATACTCCTACTAGTAAAAAAGTAACTATATCTTCACAATTCAATGTCGCTTCCGCAAGAAAAAGCTATTTAGGATTAATGGTAGCTTATGCAGTTTATGAGGGGAAAATAAAATCTCTTGATGACGAGGCTGTAAATTATTTTAAAGAATATGATCCTTCATTACTTGGAAAGACAACGATAAGACATTTAGTAACTCATTCACACGGTTTAAATGAAACCGATGATGGGACAGCTTTTCGTGAATTTGAGCCGGGACAAGCTTGGGCGTACAGAGATATTAATGTAAGAATGGTGACGCAGCTTATTTATCAACTGTATAATAAGAGTTTTCCTGAACTATTAAAGGAGCGTGTATTCACACCTGCTGATTTCAAAAAAACTGGATGGAGAATAAAACAAGATGATAATTTAGTTAAGGTTGTTGTAAACCCAGATGAAGATGCAATAAGTAGTGTTGGTGCAGTAGATGACGGCTCCGAGAAAAATCTTTTTGTCTCTGCGAGAGAATTTGCATTTTGGGGTAACCTTCATTTAAATAAAGGGTTTTTAAATGGTAAACAAATTGTGCCAAAAGAAGTTATAGCACTTGCTACGAGCTTACAAAGTCCAGAGTATACAAATAAAGAACTACCTCAAAACGGGTTGTTTTGGTTCGTTCAAAATGAACCTGCTTTATTTAGCGAACTTGGTGAGCGAGTTCCTAAAGGTTCCTATCAAATATTAGGAATTACAGGACCAACAATATTAGTCATTCCAGAATATAATGTCGTCGTTGCTAAAATGTACAATAAAAGATACAACTATGGTGGGGATAATTATTTATATTATTTACGTGAATTTAGCAATTTAGTCGCTGATACATTTAGTAGCAGTAAAAATACTATGGTTAGGGTATAA
- a CDS encoding L-lactate MFS transporter, translating into MKQTSINPLLIVLGTIIVQIGLGTIYTWSLFNQPLVSKFGWNLNSVAITFSITSFSLSFSTLFAGKLQQKFGLRKLIATAGIVLGLGLILSSQVSSLPLLYLLAGVVVGYADGTAYITSLSNLIKWFPNRKGLISGISVSAYGMGSLIFRYINGNLINSLGVSQAFLYWGIIVLLLVLIGSFFLREAIVSNTVTETLHNDYTPREMMKTKQVYLLFFMLFTSCMGGLYLIGMVKDIGVQLVGLSAATAANAVAMIAIFNTIGRIILGTLSDKIGRLKIVSATFIIIGLSVFTLSFIPLNYGIYFACVASVAFCFGGNITIFPAIVGDFFGLKNHSTNYGIVYQGFGFGALAGSFIGALLGGFQPTFITIGVLCVISFVISIVIRPPNAEKKKEIKSLNRKIA; encoded by the coding sequence ATGAAACAAACATCTATAAATCCATTGCTAATTGTTCTAGGTACAATCATTGTTCAAATTGGCCTAGGAACAATTTACACATGGAGTTTATTTAATCAACCCCTTGTAAGTAAGTTTGGATGGAACCTCAATTCAGTCGCGATCACGTTCTCAATTACGAGTTTTTCTTTATCATTCTCAACTCTATTTGCAGGAAAGCTACAACAAAAATTTGGACTTCGTAAACTTATCGCTACTGCAGGAATTGTTTTAGGACTCGGTTTAATACTTAGTTCACAAGTTTCCTCATTACCATTACTTTATTTATTAGCCGGTGTTGTCGTTGGATACGCTGATGGAACAGCATATATTACATCACTATCTAATTTAATTAAATGGTTTCCAAACCGTAAAGGACTTATTTCTGGTATATCTGTTTCGGCATATGGAATGGGAAGCTTAATCTTTAGATATATAAACGGAAATCTTATCAACAGTCTTGGAGTATCACAAGCATTTTTATATTGGGGTATTATCGTCTTACTATTAGTGTTGATAGGATCATTCTTCTTACGTGAAGCAATTGTAAGTAACACTGTAACTGAAACATTACACAATGATTATACGCCGCGTGAAATGATGAAAACAAAACAAGTATATCTCTTATTTTTCATGTTATTCACATCATGTATGGGCGGACTGTATTTAATCGGTATGGTAAAAGACATCGGGGTGCAGCTCGTTGGTCTTAGTGCAGCGACGGCCGCTAATGCCGTCGCAATGATTGCAATCTTTAATACAATAGGTAGAATTATTCTTGGAACGTTATCAGATAAAATAGGTCGATTAAAAATCGTCTCGGCTACATTTATTATTATTGGATTATCCGTCTTCACTTTAAGTTTTATTCCACTAAATTACGGAATTTATTTTGCTTGTGTAGCAAGTGTTGCCTTTTGCTTTGGTGGTAACATCACTATCTTCCCAGCAATTGTGGGAGACTTCTTCGGATTAAAAAATCATAGTACAAACTACGGGATTGTTTACCAAGGTTTCGGATTTGGTGCACTTGCAGGATCATTCATTGGAGCACTACTTGGCGGATTTCAGCCAACCTTCATTACAATCGGTGTTCTATGTGTTATATCTTTCGTTATCTCTATAGTAATCCGCCCTCCAAATGCAGAAAAGAAGAAGGAAATCAAATCGTTAAATCGAAAAATAGCTTAA